A portion of the Glycine max cultivar Williams 82 chromosome 10, Glycine_max_v4.0, whole genome shotgun sequence genome contains these proteins:
- the LOC100306131 gene encoding cwf18 domain-containing protein: MGSEEDSIEQSVASRRERLLALRAAQELSSVPEPEPNGNKDDDNEEDQEPQEMKFRNYVPHDKNLQEGKLAPAVLPKFEDPVDDVPPPEPEAKEDPFLNIAPKKPNWDLRRDVQKKLDKLEKRTQKALYQLMVEQEKQNQLTEGDDTNGTVE; the protein is encoded by the exons ATGGGTAGCGAAGAGGATTCGATTGAGCAAAGCGTTGCGTCCCGTCGCGAAAGACTGCTAGCTCTCAGAGCCGCTCAGGAGTTGTCGAGTGTTCCCGAACCTGAACCTAACGGCAACAAGGACGATGATAATGAAGAAGATCAAGAACCTCAAGA AATGAAGTTCCGTAACTACGTTCCTCACGACAAAAACCTCCAGGAAGGGAAGCTTGCCCCCGCGGTGCTCCCAAAGTTCGAAGACCCTGTGGATGATGTGCCTCCACCCGAGCCTGAAGCTAAGGAGGATCCGTTCTTGAATATTGCTCCGAAGAAACCTAATTGGGACCTGCGAAGAGACGTCCAGAAGAAGCTTGATAAGCTCGAGAAGCGAACTCAGAAGGCTCTTTATCAACTCATGG tGGAACAAGAGAAGCAAAATCAATTAACTGAAGGAGATGATACAAACGGCACAGTAGAGTAG
- the LOC100500510 gene encoding uncharacterized protein LOC100500510, with amino-acid sequence MTLLVNSPLLPLPSTRWLKSKQEFRLFSHGPTIIGGGMSRSIFGTGKRNGNRNGVKAFFFNPEQDPIVKEALKEPVAFLGGMFAGILRLDLNEEPLKEWVTRTVEAAGISEEEANTEESTTEEAPQEIQIE; translated from the exons ATGACTCTCCTTGTTAATTCTCCTCTGCTGCCACTGCCATCTACTCGG tgGTTGAAATCGAAGCAAGAATTTAGGTTATTTTCACATGGGCCAACCATAATTGGAGGAGGAATGAGCAGAAGCATCTTTGGCACTGGGAAAAGGAATGGAAATAGGAATGGGGTTAAAGCCTTTTTCTTTAATCCTGAACAAGACCCCATCGTCAAAGAAGCTCTCAAG GAACCAGTGGCATTCTTGGGTGGAATGTTTGCGGGTATTTTGAGACTTGATTTGAATGAGGAGCCCCTCAAGGAATGGGTTACTAGGACTGTGGAAGCTGCAGGTATTAGTGAAGAAGAAGCCAATACAGAAGAGTCAACAACTGAGGAAGCTCCACAAGAGATCCAGATTGAATAA
- the LOC100814469 gene encoding probable aquaporin TIP-type alpha, with the protein MATRRYEFGRMNEASHPDSIRAALAEFLSTCIFVFAGEGSALALRQIYKEPGSSAGELVVIALAHAFALFAAISASMHVSGGHVNPAVTFGALLGGRISVLRAVYYWVAQLLGSIVAALLLRLVTNNMRPQGFSVSIGLGAFHGLVLEIALTFGLMYTVYATAIDPKRGSIGSIAPLAIGFVVGANILAGGPFDGACMNPARAFGPAMVGWRWHYHWIFWVGPFIGAALAALLYEYVMVPNEPPHHQPLAAEDY; encoded by the exons ATGGCAACTCGAAGATATGAGTTTGGAAGGATGAATGAGGCTAGCCACCCAGACTCCATCAGAGCTGCCTTGGCTGAATTCCTCTCCACTTGCATCTTTGTCTTTGCTGGAGAAGGCTCTGCCCTTGCTTTGC GACAAATTTACAAGGAACCAGGGTCATCAGCGGGTGAGCTAGTGGTAATTGCACTAGCTCATGCATTTGCTCTATTTGCTGCTATTTCTGCTAGCATGCATGTGTCTGGTGGACACGTCAACCCTGCCGTCACTTTTGGCGCTCTTCTTGGTGGAAGGATCTCCGTCCTTAGAGCAGTTTACTATTGGGTTGCTCAACTTCTAGGTTCTATAGTGGCTGCTCTCTTGTTGAGGCTTGTCACTAACAACATG AGACCACAGGGGTTCAGTGTGTCAATCGGGCTTGGAGCGTTCCACGGTCTTGTACTTGAGATTGCTCTCACATTTGGTCTGATGTACACAGTCTATGCAACTGCTATTGATCCTAAAAGGGGTAGCATTGGCTCAATTGCACCCTTAGCCATTGGATTCGTTGTTGGGGCAAACATCCTTGCTGGTGGGCCGTTTGATGGAGCATGCATGAACCCTGCTCGGGCTTTTGGGCCTGCCATGGTGGGCTGGAGATGGCACTACCACTGGATCTTCTGGGTGGGCCCATTCATTGGAGCTGCCCTTGCAGCACTCCTGTATGAATACGTTATGGTCCCAAATGAGCCTCCTCATCACCAACCTTTGGCTGCTGAAGATTACTAG
- the LOC100816218 gene encoding uncharacterized protein isoform X2 — protein MLFVRAKMFPIKVENTNSVIYNGNKTIYIYLDTSWEKEAWCKALYLASCDQKEKIKWFTQLDEEFHTYLTSLNAVYHSFMKPSVESSVEVIERASKPDGSSSKVRQFFKKVARRTSRVGLENISTWTSLSGNEEKKNTEKLRACQDAILGTGFLKTASTSKPLKNSMVDDVKFGIDEGTLCWNLLISRLFFDAKGNEQLKRSVQAMIQRTLSNMRTPGYIGEVICTNINTGNVPPCIVGMRVLPMEMSEVWAVEVDIEYSGGALLEIETRLEVRELELHAGTEDSNPQPNNAGAVPSDLLEGFKYFGEQLNFAERTNDVQEQKEDGDWNSDVSRSFKRTMSSLNQGSRWKSILNSVAKQVSQVPLSLAIRVTSLRGTMRLHIKPPPSDRLWYGFTSMPDIDFNLESSVGEHKITSAHFALFLVNRIKTGVRETLVLPNCESLCIPWMLAEKDDWVPRTVAPFIWINQEYGNERSTSIDTNNQPSGGVEASLEVGASTSSNDPEHKQQNPESTESSQEATRTSSNSLELPLSSSNSVTLESSRSLEEQNTPLLENDKPKKTSDIKEFRTSLIQNDKLLETNEQNIENNSESQSQHSVVMPKQNHSVEHEDGLPKKMGRRERMLDLGKKMSEKLEEKRRHIEEKSRHIVEKMRGP, from the exons AAGAGGCATGGTGTAAGGCCCTGTATCTGGCTTCATGTGatcaaaaggaaaaaatcaaATGGTTTACCCAGTTGGATGAAGAGTTTCATACTTATCTGACATCCTTGAATGCTGTATACCATTCCTTTATGAAACCATCAGTGGAATCAAGTGTTGAGGTAATAGAAAGGGCTAGTAAGCCTGATGGTTCTTCCTCAAAGGTTcgtcaatttttcaaaaaggtTGCTAGAAGAACTTCCCGAGTTGGTTTGGAAAATATATCAACTTGGACTTCATTGTCAGgtaatgaagagaaaaagaataccGAGAAGCTTCGTGCTTGCCAAGATGCAATTTTGGGTACTGGCTTTTTGAAGACTGCTTCTACATCAAAGCCTCTTAAAAATTCCATGGTAGACGATGTGAAGTTTGGTATTGATGAAGGAACATTATGTTGGAATTTGTTGATTTCCCGGCTCTTTTTTGATGCAAAAGGAAATGAGCAGTTGAAGAGATCCGTGCAAGCAATGATTCAG agAACATTGTCCAATATGAGAACTCCTGGTTATATTGGTGAAGTCATCTGTACCAATATCAATACTGGGAATGTTCCACCTTGCATTGTAGGAATGAGAGTTCTTCCTATGGAAATGAGTGAGGTATGGGCTGTAGAAGTCGACATTGAATATTCTGGAGGTGCTCTATTAGAGATTGAAACAAGGCTTGAAGTTCGTGAACTAGAGCTCCATGCAGGGACAGAAGACTCAAATCCACAGCCAAACAATGCTGGAGCTGTCCCATCAGATCTTCTAgaaggttttaaatattttggagAGCAATTGAATTTTGCAGAAAGAACGAATGATGTACAAGAGCAAAAAGAAGATGGTGATTGGAACTCTG ATGTTTCCAGGAGCTTTAAGAGAACTATGTCTTCCCTAAATCAAGGATCAAGATGGAAATCTATATTAAATTCTGTTGCCAAACAGGTTTCACAG GTTCCTCTCTCTTTGGCAATAAGAGTCACTTCTCTTAGAGGAACAATGCGCTTGCATATAAAGCCACCTCCCTCTGATCGATTGTGGTATGGTTTCACATCAATGCCAGACATTGATTTCAACTTGGAGTCATCTGTTGGAGAACATAAGATAACCAGTGCACATTTTGCTTTATTCCTGGTCAATAGGATAAAG ACAGGAGTTCGAGAAACTTTGGTGCTCCCAAATTGTGAAAGTTTATGCATTCCATGGATGTTAGCAGAAAAGGATGATTGGGTTCCTCGAACTGTTGCTCCATTCATATGGATTAACCAAGAATATGGAAACGAGAGATCCACTTCAATTGATACCAATAATCAACCTTCTGGTGGAGTGGAAGCTAGTTTGGAGGTTGGTGCAAGCACCTCAAGTAATGATCCAGAGCACAAACAACAAAATCCAGAGAGTACTGAATCTAGTCAAGAAGCAACTAGGACATCATCAAATTCTCTAGAACTTCCATTAAGTTCCTCTAATTCAGTAACACTAGAAAGCAGCCGGAGTTTGGAAGAACAGAATACACCATTGTTAGAGAATGACAAACCTAAAAAAACCAGCGATATTAAAGAATTTAGGACATCATTGATACAGAATGACAAACTACTTGAAACTAATGAACAAAATATAGAGAATAATTCTGAGTCCCAATCACAACACAGTGTGGTGATGCCGAAACAAAATCATTCTGTTGAACATGAGGATGGACTGCCAAAGAAAATGGGGAGAAGGGAAAGGATGCTTGATCTGGGAAAGAAGATGAGCGAGAAATTGGAAGAGAAAAGGCGTCACATTGAAGAAAAGAGCAGGCACATTGTTGAGAAGATGCGAGGACCATAA
- the LOC100815153 gene encoding alpha-galactosidase, whose product MAMQYSFSGWSWRLAMEMLLALCFLVLLHANPSSARLLVNRSRGISTSTKQVTRRNLVENGLGQTPPMGWNSWNHFGCDINESVIRETADAMVSTGLAALGYRYVNIDDCWAELNRDSEDNMVPNAAAFPSGIKALADYVHSKGLKLGIYSDAGNQTCSKRMPGSLGHEEQDAKTFASWGIDYLKYDNCENNGIKATDRYPPMSEALLKTGRPIFFSMCEWGWQDPATWAKTVGNSWRTTGDIEDNWNSMTTIADANDRWVSYAGSGGWNDPDMLEVGNGGMTTEEYRAHFSIWALAKAPLLVGCDIRAMDNTTYDLISNREVIAVNQDKEGVQGKKVKSNNDLEVWAGPLSDNKVAVILWNRSSSNATVTASWSNIGLKPGTMVDAKDLWANSTQSSVSGEISAELDSHACKMYVLTPKSP is encoded by the exons ATGGCAATGCAATATTCATTCTCAGGTTGGAGCTGGAGGTTAGCGATGGAGATGTTGCTTGCCTTGTGCTTCCTTGTGCTTTTGCATGCAAATCCTTCATCTGCTCGTTTATTAGTGAACAGAAGCAGAGGAATCTCCACGTCGACAAAGCAAGTTACGAGGAGAAACCTGGTCGAAAATGGCCTCGGCCAAACACCTCCCATGGG GTGGAATAGCTGGAATCATTTTGGCTGCGACATTAATGAAAGTGTAATTCGAGAAACAG CCGATGCAATGGTGTCAACGGGGCTTGCTGCTTTGGGGTATCGGTATGTAAATATAG atGACTGCTGGGCCGAACTTAATCGAGACTCTGAG GACAATATGGTTCCCAATGCTGCAGCATTTCCTTCAGGAATTAAGGCTCTGGCTGATTATGTTCACAGCAAAGGTCTAAAGTTGGGGATCTATTCAGATGCTGG AAATCAAACATGCAGTAAACGTATGCCTGGATCACTGGGACATGAAGAACAAGATGCAAAAACATTTGCCTCatgg gGAATTGACTATTTGAAGTATGATAATTGTGAAAATAATGGGATAAAAGCCACAGACAG GTATCCACCAATGAGTGAAGCTTTATTAAAAACTGGAAGGCCAATCTTCTTCTCTATGTGTGAATG GGGATGGCAAGACCCAGCTACTTGGGCCAAAACTGTGGGAAATAGTTGGAGAACAACAGGAGATATTGAGGATAACTGGAATAG CATGACTACCATAGCAGATGCAAATGACCGATGGGTATCTTATGCTGGATCTGGAGGATGGAatg ATCCTGACATGCTGGAAGTTGGAAATGGAGGCATGACCACAGAAGAATATCGGGCCCATTTCAGCATATGGGCTTTAGCTAAG GCTCCTTTATTGGTTGGTTGTGATATTCGAGCAATGGATAATACCACATATGATCTGATAAGCAACCGAGAAGTTATTGCAGTAAACCAAG ATAAAGAAGGAGTTCAaggaaagaaagtgaaaagtaATAACGATTTGGAG GTGTGGGCAGGTCCTCTCAGTGATAACAAGGTAGCTGTGATCTTATGGAATAGAAGTTCATCAAATGCAACAGTGACTGCATCCTGGTCTAACATAGGCCTGAAACCAGGAACTATGGTTGATGCAAAAGATTTATGGGCG AATTCTACACAATCGTCGGTTTCGGGAGAAATCTCTGCAGAATTGGATTCACATGCTTGTAAGATGTATGTTCTGACTCCAAAGAGCCCTTGA
- the LOC100815682 gene encoding alpha-galactosidase, with product MAMTTVVFVLCIFVVLNASASDATRLLLNKTATGNVSREKIERYLLENGLGQTPPMGWNSWNHFGCDINESLIRETADALVSSGLAALGYKYINLDDCWAELNRDHQGNMVPKASTFPSGIKALAHYVHGKGLKLGIYSDAGNQTCSKRMPGSLGHEEQDAKTFASWGVDYLKYDNCENNGILATERYPPMSEALLKTGRPIFFSMCEWGWQDPATWAKTVGNSWRTTGDIEDNWNSMTSIADANDRWASYAGPGGWNDPDMLEVGNGGMTTEEYRAHFSIWALAKAPLLVGCDIQAMDNTTYELISNREVVAVNQDKLGIQGKKVKNNNGLEVWTGPLRGNKVAVILWNRSSSNATVTACWSDIGLEPGTIVDARDLWEHSTQTSVSGKISAELDSHACKMYVLTPRRY from the exons ATGGCAATGACAACGGTGGTGTTTGTCTTGTGCATCTTTGTAGTGTTGAATGCAAGTGCCTCTGATGCCACTCGCTTATTGCTGAACAAAACTGCAACAGGTAACGTGTCCAGAGAGAAGATTGAGAGATACTTACTTGAAAATGGACTCGGCCAGACACCCCCCATGGG ATGGAATAGCTGGAACCACTTTGGCTGTGATATTAATGAAAGTTTAATTCGAGAAACAG cTGATGCATTGGTGTCATCGGGCCTTGCTGCTTTGGGATACAAATACATTAATTTAG ATGATTGTTGGGCCGAACTTAATCGAGACCATCAG GGAAATATGGTTCCCAAGGCTTCAACATTTCCTTCAGGAATTAAGGCTCTGGCTCATTATGTTCATGGGAAAGGTTTGAAGTTGGGGATATATTCAGATGCAGG AAATCAAACTTGCAGTAAACGTATGCCTGGATCACTAGGACACGAAGAACAAGATGCAAAAACATTTGCTTCTTGG GGAGTTGACTACTTGAAGTATGATAATTGTGAAAATAATGGTATATTAGCCACAGAAAG gTATCCACCAATGAGTGAAGCTTTGTTAAAAACTGGAAGGCCAATCTTCTTCTCTATGTGTGAATG GGGATGGCAAGACCCAGCAACTTGGGCCAAAACTGTGGGAAATAGTTGGAGAACAACAGGGGATATTGAAGATAACTGGAATAG TATGACTTCCATAGCAGATGCAAATGACAGATGGGCATCTTATGCTGGACCGGGAGGATGGAATG ATCCTGATATGCTGGAAGTTGGAAATGGAGGGATGACCACAGAAGAATATCGTGCCCATTTCAGCATATGGGCTTTAGCTAAG GCTCCTTTATTGGTTGGTTGTGATATTCAAGCAATGGATAATACCACATATGAACTGATAAGCAACCGAGAAGTTGTTGCAGTAAATCAAG ACAAACTTGGAATACAGGgaaagaaggtgaaaaacaataATGGTTTGGAG GTGTGGACAGGTCCTCTTCGTGGTAACAAGGTAGCAGTGATCTTATGGAACAGAAGTTCATCAAATGCAACAGTGACTGCATGTTGGTCTGACATTGGCTTGGAACCAGGAACTATAGTTGATGCAAGAGATTTATGGGAG CACTCAACGCAAACATCGGTTTCAGGAAAAATATCTGCTGAACTAGATTCACATGCTTGTAAGATGTATGTCCTGACTCCCAGAAGGTATTAA
- the LOC100816218 gene encoding uncharacterized protein isoform X3, with protein MAKMFPIKVENTNSVIYNGNKTIYIYLDTSWEKEAWCKALYLASCDQKEKIKWFTQLDEEFHTYLTSLNAVYHSFMKPSVESSVEVIERASKPDGSSSKVRQFFKKVARRTSRVGLENISTWTSLSGNEEKKNTEKLRACQDAILGTGFLKTASTSKPLKNSMVDDVKFGIDEGTLCWNLLISRLFFDAKGNEQLKRSVQAMIQRTLSNMRTPGYIGEVICTNINTGNVPPCIVGMRVLPMEMSEVWAVEVDIEYSGGALLEIETRLEVRELELHAGTEDSNPQPNNAGAVPSDLLEGFKYFGEQLNFAERTNDVQEQKEDGDWNSDVSRSFKRTMSSLNQGSRWKSILNSVAKQVSQVPLSLAIRVTSLRGTMRLHIKPPPSDRLWYGFTSMPDIDFNLESSVGEHKITSAHFALFLVNRIKTGVRETLVLPNCESLCIPWMLAEKDDWVPRTVAPFIWINQEYGNERSTSIDTNNQPSGGVEASLEVGASTSSNDPEHKQQNPESTESSQEATRTSSNSLELPLSSSNSVTLESSRSLEEQNTPLLENDKPKKTSDIKEFRTSLIQNDKLLETNEQNIENNSESQSQHSVVMPKQNHSVEHEDGLPKKMGRRERMLDLGKKMSEKLEEKRRHIEEKSRHIVEKMRGP; from the exons AAGAGGCATGGTGTAAGGCCCTGTATCTGGCTTCATGTGatcaaaaggaaaaaatcaaATGGTTTACCCAGTTGGATGAAGAGTTTCATACTTATCTGACATCCTTGAATGCTGTATACCATTCCTTTATGAAACCATCAGTGGAATCAAGTGTTGAGGTAATAGAAAGGGCTAGTAAGCCTGATGGTTCTTCCTCAAAGGTTcgtcaatttttcaaaaaggtTGCTAGAAGAACTTCCCGAGTTGGTTTGGAAAATATATCAACTTGGACTTCATTGTCAGgtaatgaagagaaaaagaataccGAGAAGCTTCGTGCTTGCCAAGATGCAATTTTGGGTACTGGCTTTTTGAAGACTGCTTCTACATCAAAGCCTCTTAAAAATTCCATGGTAGACGATGTGAAGTTTGGTATTGATGAAGGAACATTATGTTGGAATTTGTTGATTTCCCGGCTCTTTTTTGATGCAAAAGGAAATGAGCAGTTGAAGAGATCCGTGCAAGCAATGATTCAG agAACATTGTCCAATATGAGAACTCCTGGTTATATTGGTGAAGTCATCTGTACCAATATCAATACTGGGAATGTTCCACCTTGCATTGTAGGAATGAGAGTTCTTCCTATGGAAATGAGTGAGGTATGGGCTGTAGAAGTCGACATTGAATATTCTGGAGGTGCTCTATTAGAGATTGAAACAAGGCTTGAAGTTCGTGAACTAGAGCTCCATGCAGGGACAGAAGACTCAAATCCACAGCCAAACAATGCTGGAGCTGTCCCATCAGATCTTCTAgaaggttttaaatattttggagAGCAATTGAATTTTGCAGAAAGAACGAATGATGTACAAGAGCAAAAAGAAGATGGTGATTGGAACTCTG ATGTTTCCAGGAGCTTTAAGAGAACTATGTCTTCCCTAAATCAAGGATCAAGATGGAAATCTATATTAAATTCTGTTGCCAAACAGGTTTCACAG GTTCCTCTCTCTTTGGCAATAAGAGTCACTTCTCTTAGAGGAACAATGCGCTTGCATATAAAGCCACCTCCCTCTGATCGATTGTGGTATGGTTTCACATCAATGCCAGACATTGATTTCAACTTGGAGTCATCTGTTGGAGAACATAAGATAACCAGTGCACATTTTGCTTTATTCCTGGTCAATAGGATAAAG ACAGGAGTTCGAGAAACTTTGGTGCTCCCAAATTGTGAAAGTTTATGCATTCCATGGATGTTAGCAGAAAAGGATGATTGGGTTCCTCGAACTGTTGCTCCATTCATATGGATTAACCAAGAATATGGAAACGAGAGATCCACTTCAATTGATACCAATAATCAACCTTCTGGTGGAGTGGAAGCTAGTTTGGAGGTTGGTGCAAGCACCTCAAGTAATGATCCAGAGCACAAACAACAAAATCCAGAGAGTACTGAATCTAGTCAAGAAGCAACTAGGACATCATCAAATTCTCTAGAACTTCCATTAAGTTCCTCTAATTCAGTAACACTAGAAAGCAGCCGGAGTTTGGAAGAACAGAATACACCATTGTTAGAGAATGACAAACCTAAAAAAACCAGCGATATTAAAGAATTTAGGACATCATTGATACAGAATGACAAACTACTTGAAACTAATGAACAAAATATAGAGAATAATTCTGAGTCCCAATCACAACACAGTGTGGTGATGCCGAAACAAAATCATTCTGTTGAACATGAGGATGGACTGCCAAAGAAAATGGGGAGAAGGGAAAGGATGCTTGATCTGGGAAAGAAGATGAGCGAGAAATTGGAAGAGAAAAGGCGTCACATTGAAGAAAAGAGCAGGCACATTGTTGAGAAGATGCGAGGACCATAA
- the LOC100813932 gene encoding NDR1/HIN1-like protein 6 — MADHQRLRIHPMEGEAPPPPTTPLVPPGSSRSEKGVPLHHPPPLPRAMPAAYPTPHKRSSSCCCKCICWTIILVVLLLIIFAASVGILYLVFQPKLPDYSVDTLRISDLRLNFDMSLYAKFDVKITATNPNKKIGIYYEKGGKLSVWYTNTRLCEGSLPQFYQGHENKTVLNVSLSGQVQSGSTLMNALQQQQQTGRIPLDLKVHAPIAIKLGRLKLMKVRVLGECLLVVDSLSSNNLISIKASNCKFRLKL, encoded by the coding sequence ATGGCAGATCATCAGAGACTGAGGATCCACCCTATGGAGGGGGAAGCACCACCGCCCCCAACAACTCCATTGGTCCCTCCAGGCTCATCAAGATCAGAAAAGGGTGTTCCTTTGCACCATCCTCCACCTCTACCACGTGCTATGCCAGCAGCATACCCTACACCACACAAAAGAAGCTCAAGCTGTTGCTGCAAGTGCATATGCTGGACAATAATCTTGGTTGTTCTCCTCCTCATTATCTTTGCAGCAAGTGTTGGAATCCTTTATCTAGTCTTCCAACCAAAGCTTCCTGATTACTCAGTTGACACTCTCAGGATAAGTGATCTGAGGCTTAACTTTGACATGAGCCTCTATGCAAAGTTTGATGTGAAGATCACAGCAACCAACCCAAACAAGAAGATTGGCATCTACTATGAAAAGGGTGGAAAGTTGAGTGTGTGGTACACAAACACAAGGCTCTGTGAAGGGTCACTGCCACAATTCTACCAAGGTCATGAGAACAAAACAGTGCTCAATGTGTCCTTGAGTGGTCAAGTGCAGTCTGGAAGCACCCTAATGAATGCACTGCAGCAGCAACAGCAGACAGGGCGCATTCCATTGGATCTCAAGGTGCATGCACCAATAGCCATCAAACTTGGGAGGTTGAAGCTGATGAAGGTGAGAGTGTTGGGAGAATGCCTTTTGGTGGTGGATAGCTTGTCATCTAATAATCTCATAAGCATCAAGGCTAGCAACTGCAAGTTTAGATTGAAACTTTGA